A region of Paenibacillus thiaminolyticus DNA encodes the following proteins:
- a CDS encoding non-ribosomal peptide synthetase has protein sequence MKRDAEIMSKQDSITALFEEQVELHPDAAALVYKDARLTYRELNTRANKLANYLKKSGVKPDMRVGLYMDRSFEMIIGMLSILKAGGTYVPLDTAYPDRRLLYMLHDASITIVLTQESYFSRLPDGVKPVCPDLDHAQINDESDANLGESASPEDVAYLMYTSGSTGNPKGVLIPHRGVIRLTKNISYAELTPQDTMLQFASVSFDAATFEIWGSLLNGATLVIYPFNGLSLDELGQVLRDYQISTLVLTSAVFHQMIDFRIEDFKGVRQLLVGGDSVSPKHAQLALDVLEDTLLINGYGPTESTTFACCYTVKKKSAIQHSVPIGRPINDTEVYILNDKQKPVPIGLLGELYVGGKGLALGYLNRPEITQDKFIKHPFNTDPEARLYKTGDLMKYLPDGNIEFIGRKDNQVKIRGNRIELGEIEAVLSQHKDVREAVVIVHEYEPDDKRLIAYIVGTGDADQWKKHVSEQLPPFMVPSYFVTMDSLPLTVNGKIDRKALPLPETRAIDDNYIAPRNRTEDLVASIWREILKAERISIHDSFFDLGGHSLLATQVISRLQDAFHLSIPLRALFDCPTVASLHTRIMEIRQQGKRERTPAIRPAHNREKLPLSFAQQRLWFLHQLEPNSTAYNIPYMWRLTGAWNANALEAGLNALIQRHEILRTVFPNENGQPIQTIEPYRFRTLPVIDLSDLTAAEKDEKINAYTEQEAGITFDLTRGPLVQAKLLATGQEEYILLCTMHHIISDGWSEDIFLNEWLALYEEAHSGTRAELAALPIQYADYALWQREWLTDEVMGQQLEYWNTELSGELPVLQLPIDRPRPAVQSYAGSMHKIVLPPSLLEKLKAVSRQVNTTLFMTMLAAYQGFLSRYTGQTDILVGSPAANRNIKEIEGLIGFFVNTLVYRANVQDNPTFKQLLAQVKEKSLQAQENQDVPFEKMVEMLQPERNTSYSPIFQTMFTWAEMKSAVYHTSSGMLETLDIDHSVSKFDMELSMCESEDGLVANMIYNTDLFNESTIRTMAGHFENWLQELVNNPDVPIAMLELLSEEERRQIVVEWNHTEAPVPEDTCLHDLFMRQASKTPEWIAAEMGNDKITYRELDKRSNQLAHYLVSLGVRPNTPVGICMNRSIDLVISLLGIIKAGGAFLPLDTEMPQARMSKLLESSRTNICISQLEFMELFDQAAHVQCIYPEAEREKIASMPEALPEQTVKPADLVSIYYTSGSTGNPKGVENHHLGWVNRMLWMQRQHRLEQGESVLQKTTLTFDDAAVEFFWPLSVGGRISLLEPWLHRDPEAIIKAAIQYQAACIQFVPSMLNMFLDALSPEDIQQLHHVKNIVSSGEALLPETAGKFFRKLNCKLHNTWGATEVSIDSTIYTCTPDDALDKDCVSIGKPIDNNKIYILDRNLKPVPIGVIGDLYIGGIGLAKGYLYNSEKTKEVFIDSPFVPGERIYRTGDKGYFQPSGNIKYAGRQDNQIKIRGIRVELGEIEATLSKHPSIREAAVISVQNDKSITELAAYIVGEGDIYDWRAFLKEQLPTYMIPTYFVQLDHIPKTTSGKIDRNALDLPEMKPISSSIIEPRTIPEELIHSIWCDILQLERVSIQDSFFDMGGHSLLATQVISRMRTVFGLDIPLRTIFEYTTIEAIASRISEIKQGDETNTRVREISKVTHNTESIFEASHGQKRQWFHAAFSNQKAVGGVYPIELEGPVDDIFMHKSMGIMIERHRIMRTTIIANEGHLQQQVHSDLAVPNEYIDLSSLSETDSYQRIRQDLQAALDQPFDLARESFFRMTLYRITPTKHFLILSAHHIGFDGWSLDVFMKDLADIYQTMKSGISYDERSKPLDYIDYTLWQQTRLSNGELNRQRDYWLTQLQQSVDAPLMPRDSHALTYENLGSNELSLNLEPQMAQALHELTRMAGGTLYTTMLAAINIWLSLITEQDVITVGSTLSGRTQTDLEGIIGPLINPVAMRTDLSGNPTVLEMMNRTRGTAYGAYENQDYPYNLVVEDQLAAKGRKMNLYSLVFIGQNASDIRIELDGLTYKHCPLSRFLDEEMIKTYEGSHFVQDDQLDIMLFLFTRSEQLTLTARYNTDVLSANSMNAFMKQLEHIIAHMIEDPMQRLSQLNVVEEYDFNELFN, from the coding sequence ATGAAACGTGATGCAGAAATAATGTCGAAGCAAGATTCCATCACCGCGTTATTCGAGGAACAAGTTGAACTTCATCCTGATGCCGCAGCATTAGTATATAAGGACGCTCGCCTAACTTATCGGGAGCTCAATACCAGAGCCAATAAGCTGGCGAATTATTTGAAAAAGTCTGGTGTTAAACCGGATATGCGAGTTGGCTTGTATATGGATCGCTCGTTTGAAATGATTATTGGCATGTTATCCATTTTAAAAGCAGGCGGGACCTATGTCCCGCTTGATACTGCCTATCCCGATCGAAGACTGCTTTATATGCTTCATGATGCAAGCATTACGATAGTGCTGACCCAAGAAAGCTACTTCTCCCGGCTGCCGGACGGAGTGAAGCCTGTCTGTCCCGATCTTGACCATGCACAGATTAATGATGAATCAGATGCTAATCTAGGTGAGAGTGCGTCTCCGGAAGACGTTGCGTATTTGATGTATACTTCCGGTTCGACGGGGAATCCGAAAGGGGTTCTTATCCCTCATCGAGGCGTGATACGGCTCACTAAAAATATATCCTATGCAGAGCTTACGCCACAGGACACGATGCTGCAGTTTGCATCGGTCTCATTTGACGCGGCAACATTCGAAATATGGGGCAGTTTGTTAAATGGAGCTACATTGGTTATTTATCCATTCAACGGTCTTTCTCTTGACGAGCTGGGACAAGTTCTGCGCGATTATCAAATCAGCACGTTAGTGTTGACTTCCGCAGTCTTTCATCAAATGATTGATTTCCGGATCGAAGATTTTAAAGGGGTGCGTCAATTGTTGGTGGGTGGGGACAGTGTATCCCCTAAGCATGCTCAGCTAGCATTGGATGTGCTAGAAGATACGTTACTTATTAATGGCTACGGTCCTACGGAAAGCACGACATTCGCGTGTTGTTATACAGTAAAAAAGAAAAGCGCCATCCAACACTCCGTTCCCATCGGCCGTCCTATTAATGATACCGAAGTCTATATCTTGAACGACAAGCAAAAACCCGTTCCTATTGGTCTTCTTGGGGAATTATACGTGGGCGGCAAGGGATTGGCTTTAGGGTATTTGAATCGGCCTGAGATTACTCAAGACAAATTTATTAAGCATCCCTTTAATACAGACCCTGAAGCCAGATTATATAAGACAGGCGACCTGATGAAATATTTGCCTGACGGAAATATTGAATTCATCGGGCGAAAAGATAATCAAGTGAAAATAAGAGGGAACCGGATAGAATTAGGCGAGATTGAAGCCGTGTTAAGTCAGCATAAGGACGTAAGAGAAGCCGTCGTCATTGTACACGAATATGAACCTGATGATAAGCGGCTCATCGCCTATATTGTCGGAACCGGGGATGCCGATCAATGGAAAAAGCATGTAAGCGAACAATTGCCTCCTTTCATGGTTCCTTCCTATTTTGTAACAATGGACTCTCTACCGCTTACAGTTAATGGGAAGATCGACCGCAAGGCATTACCGCTGCCAGAAACGCGAGCAATAGATGATAACTATATTGCGCCACGCAACCGCACAGAGGATCTAGTCGCATCGATTTGGCGTGAAATTCTAAAGGCTGAACGCATCAGCATCCATGACTCGTTTTTTGATTTAGGCGGTCACTCGCTGCTCGCCACACAGGTCATTTCCCGTCTGCAGGATGCGTTTCATCTGTCTATTCCGCTGCGGGCATTGTTTGATTGTCCGACTGTCGCAAGCTTGCATACAAGAATCATGGAGATTCGTCAACAGGGAAAAAGGGAGCGGACTCCGGCGATTAGGCCAGCCCATAATAGGGAGAAGCTGCCGTTATCCTTTGCACAGCAGCGTTTATGGTTTTTACATCAGTTGGAGCCGAATAGCACAGCTTATAACATTCCTTATATGTGGCGGTTAACCGGAGCTTGGAATGCGAACGCGTTGGAAGCGGGATTGAATGCGCTCATCCAACGTCATGAAATACTGCGCACCGTGTTTCCCAATGAGAACGGCCAACCTATACAAACCATCGAACCCTATCGCTTCAGAACGTTGCCGGTGATAGACCTAAGCGATCTCACCGCTGCAGAGAAAGACGAGAAAATCAATGCTTACACGGAACAGGAAGCAGGCATTACGTTTGATTTGACGCGAGGTCCTCTCGTACAGGCAAAATTACTTGCAACAGGGCAAGAGGAGTATATCCTGCTCTGCACCATGCATCATATCATTTCCGATGGGTGGTCTGAGGATATTTTCTTAAATGAATGGCTGGCCTTGTATGAAGAGGCACACAGCGGAACACGGGCGGAACTTGCGGCATTGCCGATTCAATACGCTGATTATGCCCTATGGCAGCGTGAATGGCTGACGGATGAAGTGATGGGGCAACAGCTGGAATATTGGAACACAGAACTGTCCGGAGAGCTTCCTGTCCTGCAATTGCCTATCGATCGCCCTCGGCCAGCCGTTCAAAGTTATGCGGGAAGCATGCATAAAATCGTGCTGCCGCCGTCATTGCTTGAGAAGCTGAAAGCAGTAAGCCGGCAGGTGAATACCACGTTATTCATGACTATGTTGGCAGCTTATCAAGGCTTTTTATCCCGATATACCGGACAGACCGATATTTTGGTGGGGAGCCCGGCAGCTAACCGGAATATCAAAGAGATCGAAGGATTAATCGGATTTTTCGTGAATACGCTAGTGTACCGGGCGAATGTCCAAGACAATCCTACGTTTAAGCAATTGCTTGCTCAAGTCAAAGAAAAATCGCTTCAGGCGCAGGAGAATCAAGATGTCCCGTTTGAAAAAATGGTAGAGATGCTTCAGCCGGAACGCAATACGAGCTACTCGCCGATTTTTCAGACGATGTTCACCTGGGCAGAAATGAAATCTGCGGTCTATCACACATCAAGCGGCATGTTGGAAACATTGGATATCGATCATAGCGTATCTAAATTTGATATGGAGCTATCCATGTGTGAATCCGAAGACGGTCTAGTCGCGAATATGATCTATAATACGGATCTCTTTAATGAATCGACCATCAGGACAATGGCTGGGCATTTTGAGAATTGGCTGCAAGAACTTGTGAACAACCCGGACGTACCGATCGCAATGCTTGAATTATTGAGCGAGGAAGAAAGGCGCCAAATCGTAGTGGAATGGAACCATACAGAAGCACCGGTTCCAGAGGATACCTGCTTGCACGATTTATTTATGCGGCAAGCAAGCAAGACGCCGGAATGGATAGCCGCTGAAATGGGTAATGACAAAATTACCTATCGGGAATTAGATAAACGGTCGAACCAGCTAGCGCACTATCTGGTCTCGCTGGGCGTTCGGCCCAATACGCCTGTCGGGATATGCATGAACCGCTCCATTGATCTGGTTATATCGTTGCTGGGTATTATTAAGGCAGGCGGAGCCTTTCTTCCATTAGATACAGAGATGCCTCAAGCAAGAATGTCCAAATTGCTCGAAAGCTCCCGGACGAATATTTGTATATCCCAGCTGGAGTTTATGGAGCTTTTTGATCAGGCTGCTCATGTTCAATGTATATATCCCGAAGCGGAACGGGAAAAAATAGCAAGCATGCCCGAGGCGTTGCCGGAGCAAACGGTAAAACCTGCAGATTTGGTGTCGATTTATTACACTTCAGGCTCGACGGGAAATCCGAAAGGGGTTGAAAATCACCATCTTGGGTGGGTAAATCGAATGCTATGGATGCAGCGCCAGCATCGTTTGGAGCAAGGGGAGTCCGTCCTGCAAAAAACGACATTAACATTTGATGATGCGGCTGTTGAGTTTTTTTGGCCGCTGTCTGTAGGAGGACGAATCTCATTATTGGAGCCGTGGCTGCATCGGGATCCGGAAGCGATTATTAAGGCGGCCATTCAATATCAAGCGGCTTGTATTCAATTTGTGCCGAGCATGCTGAATATGTTTCTCGATGCACTTAGTCCAGAGGATATACAACAATTGCATCATGTCAAAAATATTGTCTCAAGCGGTGAGGCGCTGCTGCCTGAAACGGCAGGCAAGTTCTTCAGAAAATTAAATTGCAAACTTCATAATACGTGGGGGGCCACGGAAGTATCGATTGACTCCACCATTTACACCTGTACGCCAGATGATGCGCTCGACAAGGATTGTGTCAGTATAGGCAAACCGATTGATAACAATAAAATATATATACTGGACCGGAATTTGAAGCCTGTTCCTATTGGCGTGATTGGCGACCTTTATATAGGCGGCATTGGATTGGCAAAAGGCTATTTATATAATAGCGAGAAAACAAAGGAAGTATTTATCGATAGTCCATTTGTGCCAGGGGAAAGGATTTATCGAACCGGGGACAAAGGGTATTTCCAGCCTTCGGGAAATATTAAATATGCAGGCCGGCAGGACAACCAAATCAAGATTAGAGGCATACGGGTTGAATTAGGTGAAATTGAAGCGACATTAAGCAAGCATCCGTCCATTCGTGAAGCAGCGGTTATTTCGGTTCAGAACGATAAATCAATCACGGAATTGGCGGCTTATATTGTGGGAGAAGGGGATATTTACGACTGGCGAGCGTTTCTGAAGGAGCAGCTGCCGACTTATATGATTCCAACGTATTTCGTTCAATTGGACCATATTCCCAAGACAACGAGCGGAAAAATTGATCGCAACGCGTTGGACTTGCCAGAGATGAAACCAATCAGTTCCTCCATCATAGAACCGCGAACGATTCCCGAGGAACTCATTCACTCCATCTGGTGCGATATTTTGCAATTGGAACGGGTTAGCATCCAGGACTCATTCTTCGATATGGGCGGGCATTCCTTATTGGCTACCCAAGTGATTTCTCGCATGCGAACGGTGTTCGGGCTGGACATACCGCTGCGAACGATATTCGAGTATACGACGATCGAAGCAATAGCTTCCCGGATCTCGGAGATAAAGCAGGGTGACGAGACGAACACTCGCGTTCGTGAAATATCGAAAGTTACCCATAATACAGAATCGATATTCGAAGCATCCCATGGTCAAAAAAGACAATGGTTCCATGCCGCGTTCAGCAATCAGAAAGCGGTTGGCGGGGTTTATCCCATTGAATTGGAAGGGCCCGTGGATGATATATTCATGCATAAGTCAATGGGCATCATGATTGAACGCCACAGAATCATGCGCACGACCATCATAGCGAACGAAGGCCATTTGCAGCAACAAGTGCATAGCGATCTTGCGGTGCCGAATGAGTACATTGATTTATCATCGTTATCAGAGACGGACAGTTACCAGCGAATCAGACAAGATTTACAAGCCGCATTGGATCAACCGTTCGATTTAGCCCGAGAGTCTTTTTTTCGGATGACATTATATCGAATCACACCAACGAAACACTTCCTTATTTTGTCCGCTCATCATATTGGGTTTGATGGTTGGTCGCTAGACGTGTTTATGAAGGATTTAGCGGATATTTATCAGACAATGAAGAGCGGGATAAGCTACGATGAGCGTTCGAAACCGCTGGATTATATTGATTATACCCTGTGGCAGCAGACACGATTGAGCAATGGAGAGTTGAACCGGCAGCGGGACTATTGGCTCACACAGCTGCAGCAAAGTGTAGACGCGCCGCTTATGCCGCGTGACTCGCATGCATTAACTTATGAAAACTTGGGTTCGAACGAGCTCTCTCTCAACTTGGAACCACAGATGGCGCAAGCGCTCCATGAGTTGACTCGAATGGCCGGCGGCACCTTGTATACTACGATGCTCGCTGCCATCAATATTTGGCTGTCACTTATTACGGAGCAAGACGTGATTACGGTCGGATCGACCTTGTCTGGCCGTACGCAAACTGATCTTGAAGGAATTATTGGTCCTTTAATTAATCCAGTCGCGATGCGTACCGATTTATCCGGTAACCCGACTGTCTTAGAAATGATGAACAGGACGAGAGGAACCGCTTATGGCGCCTACGAGAACCAGGATTATCCGTATAACTTGGTCGTAGAGGATCAACTGGCTGCCAAAGGCCGTAAGATGAATTTATATTCCCTTGTTTTTATTGGACAAAATGCATCGGACATCCGGATTGAACTAGACGGGCTAACCTATAAGCATTGTCCATTAAGCCGTTTTCTGGATGAAGAGATGATCAAAACTTATGAAGGCAGTCATTTTGTACAAGACGACCAATTGGATATCATGTTATTTTTGTTTACTCGATCAGAACAACTCACGTTAACTGCACGTTATAATACGGACGTTTTGAGCGCGAATTCCATGAATGCGTTTATGAAGCAGCTTGAACATATCATCGCCCACATGATTGAAGACCCAATGCAGCGCTTATCTCAACTGAATGTGGTTGAAGAATACGATTTTAATGAGCTGTTCAACTAA
- a CDS encoding condensation domain-containing protein: MTTTTFIKTIALSEAQKDYYLHYLMHPTSPYYNEQLVFQVQERLDASVAIRTLYEITARHEIYRSLFILEDEPMQKVYSEPVLDFEHVASAGWTDTMIRKYLNQEFSKPYKLEEGPLFSFRLLDYQENGSILCFKWHHICTDGWSFSLTIEEFTLIYQQLSTGSTLDLQPLPSQYSDFIEWEQNYVASEEGEAARAFWNDKLGGALHKLELPADHSRPSTPTFQGGISLFTFDRELRHELLAYHKKRSYPIDVVYLSLFIAFLHRLSGQDDIIVGVPRFGRPREDFHSIMGSFVIMLPLRINMKKNISFQELALLVHEELTLCSQYQNYPLSLIVSELNYTRDPKYSSFFQACFVHQKAIKQKAAIILGNARNSFHSHGLTLTPYDYEKNVSQFDVSLIVERDSNNDILAGFEYNQDIFHEHTIAAWIRDFEASSLFYLKHDDEQISIHDRKPKIDYGLKPYRDLPSLKILPEDGMKRSDGSTALELEQLEFSYRFMAEISQLATAWSRSSYTILMTAFILLLYVETEKEDLVIACREGWDEVHDAPIILSLRIDLSGNPHVYDVVQQVHTKIDEAHHNRASFLHGGMNTWQPRLHELQILFEMNQDDSRLHIDFRLRIIESQDQLHGRLTYNVNVFKRDTMQRVLTHYEYVLESMIAQPHQRIREIPSHLNSQFLSIDDYEELFE; this comes from the coding sequence ATGACAACGACAACGTTTATCAAAACCATTGCTCTGTCTGAAGCGCAAAAAGATTACTATTTGCACTATTTGATGCATCCAACAAGCCCTTACTACAATGAACAGCTTGTCTTTCAAGTTCAAGAGCGATTGGATGCATCCGTTGCCATACGTACTCTTTACGAGATCACCGCACGTCATGAAATATATCGTTCCTTATTTATTTTGGAAGACGAGCCTATGCAAAAAGTATATAGCGAACCGGTCTTGGATTTTGAACATGTCGCTTCCGCCGGCTGGACCGATACGATGATTAGGAAGTACCTTAACCAAGAATTCAGCAAACCATATAAGTTGGAAGAGGGTCCGTTATTCAGCTTCAGATTGTTGGATTATCAAGAGAATGGAAGTATTTTATGCTTTAAATGGCATCATATTTGCACGGATGGATGGAGCTTCTCGTTAACGATCGAGGAATTCACCCTGATCTATCAACAATTGAGTACAGGCTCTACCCTTGACTTACAACCGCTGCCATCGCAATACTCCGATTTTATTGAGTGGGAACAGAACTATGTAGCCAGCGAAGAAGGGGAGGCAGCGAGAGCCTTCTGGAACGATAAGCTTGGCGGAGCCCTTCACAAGCTGGAGCTGCCCGCAGATCACAGCCGACCGAGTACCCCTACGTTTCAAGGAGGGATATCGTTATTTACATTTGACCGCGAATTGCGACATGAACTTCTTGCCTATCACAAAAAAAGAAGCTATCCGATAGATGTCGTTTATTTGTCTCTGTTCATTGCTTTTCTTCATCGTCTATCCGGTCAAGATGACATCATCGTTGGCGTACCGCGATTCGGCAGGCCTAGAGAAGATTTTCATAGCATCATGGGCTCTTTCGTAATTATGCTCCCCTTGCGAATCAACATGAAGAAGAATATTTCGTTTCAAGAGTTAGCGCTGCTTGTTCATGAGGAACTGACCTTATGTTCACAGTATCAAAATTACCCGCTTTCCTTAATCGTGAGCGAGCTGAATTATACGCGCGACCCAAAATATTCTTCATTTTTCCAAGCCTGCTTCGTGCATCAAAAAGCGATTAAGCAGAAGGCGGCTATCATTCTAGGGAATGCTCGGAACTCTTTTCATAGCCATGGTTTAACCTTAACTCCTTATGATTATGAGAAGAATGTATCCCAGTTTGATGTGAGTCTGATCGTGGAGAGAGACAGCAATAATGATATATTGGCTGGTTTCGAATATAATCAGGATATTTTTCATGAACACACGATTGCGGCATGGATTCGCGATTTCGAAGCTTCCAGTCTGTTCTATTTGAAGCATGATGATGAACAGATATCTATCCATGATAGGAAGCCCAAAATAGACTACGGGTTGAAACCGTATCGAGATCTTCCCTCTCTAAAGATATTGCCCGAAGATGGCATGAAGAGATCTGACGGTTCAACAGCGTTAGAGCTAGAACAGCTTGAATTTTCCTATCGGTTCATGGCTGAGATCTCTCAACTCGCCACAGCTTGGAGTAGGTCGTCGTATACGATACTCATGACCGCATTTATTTTACTTTTATATGTGGAGACCGAGAAGGAGGATTTGGTTATCGCCTGTCGTGAGGGATGGGATGAGGTACATGATGCTCCTATTATCCTGTCCCTGCGAATCGACCTGTCAGGCAATCCGCACGTTTACGATGTGGTCCAGCAAGTGCACACAAAGATAGATGAAGCCCATCATAACAGAGCCTCCTTTCTTCATGGCGGCATGAATACATGGCAGCCGAGACTTCATGAGCTTCAAATCCTATTTGAGATGAATCAGGATGACTCTCGCTTACATATCGATTTTCGATTGCGAATCATTGAATCCCAGGATCAGTTACATGGACGTCTCACCTATAATGTGAATGTCTTTAAAAGGGATACGATGCAGCGGGTGCTGACCCACTATGAATATGTATTAGAAAGCATGATAGCCCAACCTCATCAAAGAATTCGCGAAATTCCCAGTCATCTTAACAGCCAATTCCTGTCAATAGATGACTATGAAGAATTATTTGAATAG